The Vibrio aerogenes nucleotide sequence CGTGCCAGTTCTTCCAGCACATGATGCTCTGAAGGAAATACCGGTGAATTTTCCAGCAACAGTGTGCCTTCCGGTTTGTAACCATCGCCCTCGATCGTAAACATGTGCCAGTGATCGAGGACCGAGGCCACCATCATTTCATTGCGGGTCAGGGTGCCGGTTTTATCAGTGCAGATGACAGATACGGAGCCCAGCGTTTCGATAGCGGGTAAGCGCCGGACGATGGCATTTCGCCGGGCCATGGCCTGAACGCCAATGGCAAGAGTAATGGTTAAAACCGCAGGCAGCCCTTCCGGAATGGCTGCAACGGAGAGCCCGACAACGGCCAGAAACATTTCGGTAAAGGGATAGTGAGCCACAAAGTAACCGAATGCGAGTAACAGTGCCGCGAGCAGCAGGATTAAAATGGTGAGCCATTTCGCAAACACTCCCATCTGGGCCACTAGTGGCGTCGTCAGGGTTTCGACCTCTGAAAGTAATCCGCTGATACGTCCGATCTCAGTCTGAGCGCCGGTTCTGACCACCAGTCCCTGGCCCTGACCGGCGGTTACCAGCGTGCCGGAAAAAGCCATGCAGCTTCTGTCCCCCAGCGGCGCATCGGCTGCGACTGCGGCAATGTGCTTGATAACCGGCACCGATTCTCCGGTCAGAATGGCTTCCTGAACAGACAAGCCATGTGTGGTGAACAGGCGCAGATCTGCGGGGACTTTATCACCAGCTTCCAGAAGTACGACGTCACCGGGAACCAGTTGTTCACCTTTGATACAGATGCGTTCACCGTCACGGATGACATTGGCCTGGGGAGCCAGCATATGCCGGATCGCATCCATCGCTTTCTCTGCTTTACCTTCCTGCAGGTAGCCGATAACCGCATTGACAAATACGACGGCCAGAATCACGCCGGTATCCATCCAGTGGTTCAGCAAAGCGGTAATGGTGGCGGAGCCAAGCAATACATAAATGAGGATATTGTGAAATTGTTGCAGAAAGCGCATCAGTGCGCTGCGTCTTGCGGCTTCGGGCAGCCGGTTCGGCCCGTATTTTGCGTGCCGTTGCTCTGCTTCATGCTGACTCAGCCCGGTCATCCGGGCCTGTTGTCGTTTCAGGGCGTGCTCAGTCGAGAGATGATGCCATTCGGTTGGGGCTTCTTTTTCTTTGTCTCTGTCTTTTCGCATACGCGCCTGCCTTAGCCGGCTTTCACCGGAGAAATAAATCCCTGTGGTTTGAGCCCAATCAGTGAGCAATTGAGTTTCTGAACAATATTTTCAGCCGTGTTACCAATCATAAATCCGGGGATACCGGTGCGGGCAACGGTGCCCATCACCAGAATATCGATGGGTTTTTGCACCACAAAATCAGGGATCATCTCGGTTGGTTTTCCGCGTAGATGGTGAATCAGATGTTGGCCGCTGATGCCGGAATCCCGGATCAGTGCTTCCAGTGCAGCACGATGTTCATCATGGATCCTGAGCACGGTCTGATCGATTTCGTCGTCTGAGGTTTTTATCCACATATTGCCGCGTAAATAGGCTTCGAACTCGTAATCCCAGCATGAAATAATATGTAATTCACCACTGCAGCTGTCAGCCAGCGACCGGGATAACGCCAGCATCCGTCTGGATAAGCTTTCTGCGGCTTGTTCCTGAGATTTGGGGTCAATCGCGACCGCGACCTGAATTTGCTGGTGTGAATGCTCAATCGGACGACACAGCCAGACCGGAACCGGGCACTTGCGCAGTAAATTCATGTCAATGGTTTTCAGTCCGCACCGGTTATCCTGTGATTCTGCTTCTTTGATCACCAGGTCATGCTGGTGTTGAAGGACGTACTGAATGATATTAATGGCCGGGGTTTTATCACTGACAAAATCGATTGATACATCTACGGCACCTTCTGCGAGCTTCAGCGCATCCTGAGTTCTTTGGATCCGTGCCTGAGTGATCGTCAGTAAGGACTCTTGATAGTTTTGCTGATAGTCGGGAAATTCAGCCGGAAAGTCAGGGCAGACAATCAATACTTTGAGTGGGGCATGATTGTTCCGGGCCAGACTCAGGGCCTGTTTAAGTCCTTCGTTTTCATCTGTTGTACCATGACTAACGTAAAGTAAATGGCGGAAATGCTGCATATCAAGACCCCTTTTCCCTGTAATAATCCTTCAGAAAACAGCTCCGGAAGTATGTGACCGGAAGGTGTTGCTGCATCAGTGTTTCTTCCCTGATGTGTCAGGGAGGTTACTCATGGCAACCTGTAAAATAAGTGTAGAGGGTTCATGCTGAAAATGGGGGAAAACACCTTGATATTTATTAGCCGGTGTGCTTATTTTTTGGTCTGTTTCACACTCGTGGCGTTCTTTTGAAATGGTCAGGATATTTGACTGCATACATGGCTTTGGGTGCACTGATGACCGATTTCGGTTAGTCTGTCATTCTGTTTCAGGGAGGAGAGTCAATGAACCGCGACAGACTGGAAACAATGTATGGGTATCTGGTGAATGAAGAAGATGCCAGAGCCTGTAAAGCTATCCCGGAGTCAGCCTGCAAAGA carries:
- a CDS encoding universal stress protein, producing MQHFRHLLYVSHGTTDENEGLKQALSLARNNHAPLKVLIVCPDFPAEFPDYQQNYQESLLTITQARIQRTQDALKLAEGAVDVSIDFVSDKTPAINIIQYVLQHQHDLVIKEAESQDNRCGLKTIDMNLLRKCPVPVWLCRPIEHSHQQIQVAVAIDPKSQEQAAESLSRRMLALSRSLADSCSGELHIISCWDYEFEAYLRGNMWIKTSDDEIDQTVLRIHDEHRAALEALIRDSGISGQHLIHHLRGKPTEMIPDFVVQKPIDILVMGTVARTGIPGFMIGNTAENIVQKLNCSLIGLKPQGFISPVKAG